From one Physeter macrocephalus isolate SW-GA chromosome 18, ASM283717v5, whole genome shotgun sequence genomic stretch:
- the FAM107A gene encoding actin-associated protein FAM107A isoform X3 produces MYSEIQRERADIGGLMARPEYREWNPELIKPKKLLNPVKASRSHQELHRELLMNHRRGLGVDSKPELQRVLEHRRRNQLIKKKKEELEAKRLQCPFEQELLKRQQRLNQLEKPPEKEEDHAPEFIKVRENLRRITTLTREERAL; encoded by the exons ATGTACTCGGAGATCCAGAGGGAGCGGGCGGACATCGGAGGCCTGATGGCCCGGCCGGAATACAGAGAGTGGAACCCGGAGCTCATCAAGCCCAAGAAGCTGCTGAACCCCGTGAAGGCCTCCCGGAGCCACCAGGAGCTGCACCGAGAGCTGCTCATGAACCACAGAAG GGGCCTGGGCGTGGACAGCAAGCCGGAGCTGCAGCGTGTCCTGGAGCACCGCCGGCGGAACCAGCTCatcaagaagaagaaggaggaactGGAGGCCAAGCGCTTGCAGTGCCCCTTTGAGCAGGAGCTCCTGAAACGGCAGCAGAGGCTGAACCAG cTGGAAAAACCaccagaaaaggaagaggaccATGCCCCCGAATTTATTAAAGTCAGGGAAAACCTGCGGAGAATCACCACCCTGACCCGTGAAGAGAGAGCGCTTTAG
- the FAM107A gene encoding actin-associated protein FAM107A isoform X2 codes for MAQAQLRTSMYSEIQRERADIGGLMARPEYREWNPELIKPKKLLNPVKASRSHQELHRELLMNHRRGLGVDSKPELQRVLEHRRRNQLIKKKKEELEAKRLQCPFEQELLKRQQRLNQLEKPPEKEEDHAPEFIKVRENLRRITTLTREERAL; via the exons CCTCCATGTACTCGGAGATCCAGAGGGAGCGGGCGGACATCGGAGGCCTGATGGCCCGGCCGGAATACAGAGAGTGGAACCCGGAGCTCATCAAGCCCAAGAAGCTGCTGAACCCCGTGAAGGCCTCCCGGAGCCACCAGGAGCTGCACCGAGAGCTGCTCATGAACCACAGAAG GGGCCTGGGCGTGGACAGCAAGCCGGAGCTGCAGCGTGTCCTGGAGCACCGCCGGCGGAACCAGCTCatcaagaagaagaaggaggaactGGAGGCCAAGCGCTTGCAGTGCCCCTTTGAGCAGGAGCTCCTGAAACGGCAGCAGAGGCTGAACCAG cTGGAAAAACCaccagaaaaggaagaggaccATGCCCCCGAATTTATTAAAGTCAGGGAAAACCTGCGGAGAATCACCACCCTGACCCGTGAAGAGAGAGCGCTTTAG